In the Gemmatimonadota bacterium genome, one interval contains:
- a CDS encoding glycosyltransferase family 9 protein, whose translation MRALVIQTSFLGDMVLTTPLIRELAARGPVDVVATPANAGLLAHHPHVRHVYRYDKRGAHAGARGFRDIVRLAKAEGASDTAFLAQGSVRSAALAVAAGYTDRIGFETSTGRWLYTRRYPYHGDRHHAERLWSLAGHGDGARADAATLRPTLFPGADDEEAVQRLLDANAHAGEPLLAMAPGSAWATKRWPYYAALARRLTLLGRVVILGSDGDSHLAQEIVAETFGSAIDATGKLSLLASAALIGRAHVLVTNDSAPLHLASAMNTPTVALFGPTVTSLGFGPLADARQVAEVPMLACRPCDAHGPRACPLTHWRCMRDLTVAEVLDAVDAVRRSGEG comes from the coding sequence ATGCGCGCTCTCGTCATCCAGACGAGTTTCCTCGGCGACATGGTCCTCACCACGCCGCTCATTCGCGAGTTGGCGGCCCGCGGCCCGGTGGATGTCGTGGCCACGCCGGCCAACGCGGGATTGCTGGCGCATCACCCGCACGTGCGGCACGTGTACCGCTACGACAAGCGCGGCGCACATGCGGGGGCGCGGGGCTTTCGCGATATCGTGCGGCTGGCGAAGGCCGAGGGAGCATCGGACACCGCGTTCCTGGCCCAGGGCTCCGTGCGGAGCGCCGCGCTGGCCGTCGCCGCGGGCTACACCGACCGGATCGGCTTCGAGACGTCGACGGGGCGATGGCTGTACACGCGCCGCTATCCGTATCATGGCGACCGGCACCACGCCGAGCGTCTCTGGTCGCTGGCGGGGCACGGCGATGGCGCACGCGCCGACGCGGCGACGTTGCGCCCGACGCTCTTTCCCGGCGCCGATGACGAGGAGGCGGTGCAACGCCTGCTCGACGCCAACGCGCACGCCGGCGAACCGCTGCTCGCGATGGCCCCGGGATCGGCATGGGCCACCAAGCGGTGGCCGTACTACGCCGCGCTGGCGCGGCGGCTCACCCTGCTCGGGCGCGTGGTGATTCTGGGGAGCGACGGCGACTCGCACCTGGCCCAGGAGATCGTCGCCGAGACCTTCGGAAGCGCGATCGACGCGACGGGGAAGCTGTCGCTCCTCGCCTCCGCCGCGCTCATCGGACGCGCGCACGTCCTGGTCACCAACGACTCGGCGCCGTTGCACCTGGCGTCGGCGATGAACACCCCGACCGTCGCGCTCTTCGGCCCCACCGTCACGTCGTTAGGCTTCGGGCCGCTGGCCGACGCACGGCAGGTGGCCGAGGTCCCGATGCTCGCGTGCCGCCCGTGCGACGCGCACGGACCACGCGCATGCCCGCTGACGCACTGGCGCTGCATGCGCGACCTCACCGTCGCCGAGGTGCTCGACGCGGTGGACGCCGTCCGGCGCTCGGGGGAGGGATAG
- a CDS encoding DUF4384 domain-containing protein, producing MERAQTIRWNALASASDTLEDAPLVKVWMEGTSVYSYGAPVRVWFNVSQDAYVIVARVDANGHLTLLYPASRTMSTGVEGGRDIPIRGRRGSASFYATDRVGGGFVFAMASYDPFDLSRLALRDFDRYVTGMYVGRPSRVYIGDPHRVVTRFASLVNFSDDSPFDYAVEYYNVDAPYWVSSAGFSNFCNGYYGGYRRGMAERWDDQLYYGDGYGGSADCNNFSGYGCSGLGWSPYGGYSFDYGMFGHINPVCLLGRPPTNPQNPPVPPYTPPVDSSRVPGWLPDSIKGGRPDTVGTIPERRNGEALNNIRRQTTITEGPGRGTTVDADDPSRRSYAIPGRALRNSPMTFGEGRDRGGETSARPDRMNPTATGGPEIIWVRPPRDVVEGARNPYGSGALPRSPRSGGERGDGEFRGGRTTFVSGSEGRGPSRNEPRYEPPVRTQGPRFDTPPPNVRNSIDQPHYAPPPPRDYAPSHNPSAGGSSGGSGGGQVRTDPAPAPRSEPVRPAESGGGRPLSTEKKPDKP from the coding sequence ATGGAACGCGCTCAGACCATCCGTTGGAACGCGCTGGCCAGCGCGTCCGACACGCTCGAAGATGCGCCCCTCGTGAAGGTCTGGATGGAGGGCACGAGCGTCTATTCGTACGGTGCGCCGGTGCGGGTCTGGTTCAACGTGAGCCAGGACGCCTACGTCATCGTTGCCCGCGTCGATGCCAACGGCCATCTCACGCTGCTCTATCCCGCGAGCCGCACGATGTCGACCGGCGTGGAGGGGGGGCGTGACATCCCGATTCGCGGACGCCGCGGCTCCGCGTCGTTCTACGCGACCGACCGGGTGGGGGGCGGCTTCGTCTTCGCGATGGCGTCGTACGATCCGTTCGATCTCTCCCGCCTCGCCCTGCGCGACTTCGATCGCTACGTCACCGGGATGTACGTCGGGCGGCCGAGCCGCGTGTACATCGGTGATCCGCATCGCGTGGTGACGCGCTTCGCGAGCCTCGTGAACTTCAGCGACGACTCGCCGTTCGACTACGCGGTCGAGTACTACAACGTCGACGCCCCCTACTGGGTCTCGTCGGCCGGCTTTTCCAACTTCTGCAACGGGTACTACGGCGGTTATCGCCGCGGGATGGCCGAGCGGTGGGACGACCAGTTGTACTACGGCGACGGCTACGGCGGGTCGGCCGACTGCAACAACTTCAGCGGCTATGGCTGCAGCGGCCTGGGATGGTCGCCCTACGGCGGTTACAGCTTCGACTACGGGATGTTCGGCCACATCAACCCGGTCTGCCTCCTCGGTCGTCCTCCGACCAACCCGCAGAATCCTCCAGTGCCGCCGTACACCCCACCGGTCGATTCCAGCCGGGTCCCGGGGTGGCTGCCCGACAGTATCAAGGGCGGGCGTCCGGACACCGTCGGGACGATCCCCGAGCGTCGCAACGGCGAGGCGCTCAACAACATCCGCCGCCAGACGACGATCACCGAAGGCCCCGGGCGCGGAACGACGGTTGACGCCGACGATCCGTCGCGTCGCTCGTACGCCATTCCGGGGCGGGCACTGCGCAACTCGCCGATGACCTTTGGCGAAGGGCGCGATCGTGGCGGCGAGACGTCGGCGCGCCCGGACCGGATGAATCCGACCGCCACCGGCGGCCCGGAAATCATCTGGGTTCGTCCGCCGCGCGACGTCGTCGAGGGGGCGCGCAACCCATATGGAAGCGGCGCCCTCCCTCGCTCGCCGCGGTCCGGGGGCGAGCGTGGAGACGGGGAGTTCCGCGGCGGACGCACCACCTTCGTGAGCGGAAGCGAGGGACGCGGTCCCTCGCGCAACGAGCCGCGCTACGAACCGCCCGTGCGGACGCAGGGGCCGCGCTTCGACACGCCGCCGCCCAACGTGCGCAACTCGATCGATCAGCCGCACTACGCCCCGCCGCCGCCGCGCGATTATGCGCCGAGCCATAACCCGTCGGCCGGCGGGAGCTCGGGCGGTTCGGGGGGAGGGCAGGTGCGGACCGACCCCGCCCCGGCGCCGCGCTCAGAGCCGGTGCGCCCGGCCGAGTCGGGGGGCGGACGCCCGCTGTCCACGGAAAAGAAGCCGGACAAGCCGTAG
- a CDS encoding DUF58 domain-containing protein, with product MEIVAKWVVDGFLQGLHRSPRKGFSVEFAEFRPYQPGDDLRYIDWKIVARADKWMVKQFEEETNMRAAIVLDVSKSMDWRGAPERMTKLAYAEQIVASLALLLIRQKDAVGLIRYDDTLRSVIPPRARSVQWRRIVKALEEGGSGKDSDMSAALVQAGKLVSRPGLVVLVSDLLVDEEATLAALKVVRAGGHGATVLHIMDPSERDFDVSPEAIFADTERNFQLPATAAEVREAYRTTVEHAIADWRSKLAALGVGYEVVFTDSPFGVPLRRAFASRQRLP from the coding sequence ATGGAAATCGTCGCGAAGTGGGTCGTCGACGGTTTCCTGCAGGGGCTACACCGTTCCCCCCGGAAAGGTTTCTCAGTCGAATTCGCCGAGTTCCGCCCGTACCAACCGGGCGACGACCTGCGATACATCGACTGGAAGATCGTCGCGCGCGCCGACAAGTGGATGGTGAAGCAGTTCGAGGAAGAGACGAACATGCGCGCCGCCATCGTCCTCGACGTCTCCAAGTCGATGGATTGGCGCGGCGCGCCCGAGCGGATGACCAAGCTGGCCTACGCCGAGCAGATCGTGGCGTCGCTGGCACTCCTCCTCATCCGGCAGAAGGACGCGGTCGGCCTCATCCGCTACGACGACACGTTGCGCAGCGTGATTCCGCCGCGCGCGCGCAGCGTCCAGTGGCGCCGCATCGTGAAGGCGCTCGAAGAGGGGGGCTCCGGGAAGGACTCGGACATGTCGGCCGCCCTCGTACAGGCGGGCAAGCTCGTCTCCCGCCCGGGGCTCGTCGTCCTGGTCTCCGACCTCCTCGTGGACGAGGAGGCGACGCTGGCGGCGCTCAAGGTCGTGCGCGCCGGTGGGCACGGGGCGACCGTCCTGCACATCATGGATCCCTCGGAGCGCGACTTCGACGTCTCCCCCGAGGCGATCTTCGCCGACACCGAGCGCAACTTCCAGCTCCCGGCCACCGCGGCCGAGGTGCGCGAGGCGTATCGCACGACGGTCGAGCACGCGATCGCCGACTGGCGCAGCAAGCTCGCCGCCCTCGGCGTGGGGTACGAGGTCGTCTTCACCGACTCTCCGTTCGGCGTGCCGCTGCGCCGCGCCTTCGCTTCGCGCCAACGACTGCCGTGA
- a CDS encoding sulfite exporter TauE/SafE family protein produces the protein MEGVPHPIIGLVLALVVGFVLGLLGGGGSILALPIFLYVFLVPVKPAIAMSLAVVGMSAGVGFLSHWRQGTVHLRVAIPFGLFAMSGAFVTARLARHVPEQVQLGLFGVFAVTAALMMLRDSMRTGRSGGSGATEPRAADAHFTAPLALQALGVGALTSLIGAGGGFVIVPALVLLARLPVREAVGSSLLIITMNALSGFVGYIGQVPINWGLVGSFTGVAAVGALLGTRMVRRVPQHRIKQGFAVMILVLGTYFALRKLHVVP, from the coding sequence ATGGAGGGCGTCCCGCACCCCATCATCGGCCTCGTCCTCGCCCTCGTGGTGGGGTTTGTGCTTGGCCTGCTCGGCGGCGGGGGATCGATCCTGGCGCTCCCGATCTTCCTCTACGTCTTCCTGGTGCCGGTCAAGCCGGCCATCGCCATGAGCCTCGCAGTGGTGGGGATGAGCGCGGGCGTCGGCTTCCTGTCGCACTGGCGTCAAGGAACGGTGCACCTGCGCGTGGCGATCCCCTTCGGGCTGTTCGCGATGAGCGGGGCCTTCGTCACCGCTCGCCTGGCGCGCCACGTCCCCGAACAGGTGCAGCTCGGGCTCTTCGGCGTCTTCGCGGTGACCGCGGCGCTGATGATGCTGCGCGATTCGATGCGAACCGGGCGAAGCGGGGGGAGCGGCGCGACCGAGCCACGGGCGGCCGATGCGCACTTCACCGCTCCTCTGGCGCTGCAGGCGCTCGGCGTGGGGGCGCTCACCTCGCTCATCGGCGCGGGCGGGGGCTTCGTGATCGTCCCTGCCCTGGTCCTGCTCGCCCGCCTCCCGGTACGCGAGGCAGTGGGGAGTTCGCTCCTGATCATCACGATGAACGCGCTGTCGGGCTTCGTGGGCTACATCGGCCAGGTCCCGATCAACTGGGGACTGGTGGGGAGCTTCACCGGGGTGGCGGCGGTGGGGGCGCTGCTCGGGACCCGCATGGTGCGCCGCGTTCCGCAGCACCGGATCAAGCAGGGGTTCGCTGTCATGATCCTCGTGTTGGGGACATATTTCGCCCTTCGAAAGCTGCACGTGGTCCCGTAG
- a CDS encoding ROK family protein: MPKPKRPKYIIGVDLGGTNIVVGACAEDGSKDFAMRSEPTRSDQGADAVVDRMVRMIETAVKETMAETGAKREDFLGVGVGAPGPLDRERGVILTTPNLGWQNFPLRDVIAERVGLAVKLDNDANCATLGEWWMGAAKGGRNVVGVTIGTGIGGGLILEGRLYHGSSDIAGEIGHTTIDVTGRRCKCGNYGCLEAYASGPSIAERAREQLEGDHESTMYTMVDGELERLTAAIVYDAAKKGDETALEVVRETARFLGAGIANLLNVFNPDVVVIAGGVTQAGATLFDPLKREVRKRAFKAAVDACRIVPGSLPGNAGVVGAVASFKQQALGAV, translated from the coding sequence ATGCCCAAGCCCAAGCGTCCCAAGTACATCATCGGCGTCGACCTCGGCGGGACCAACATCGTCGTCGGCGCGTGCGCTGAAGACGGGAGCAAGGACTTCGCGATGCGCTCGGAGCCGACGCGTTCCGACCAGGGGGCCGACGCCGTGGTCGATCGCATGGTGCGCATGATCGAGACGGCGGTGAAGGAGACGATGGCCGAGACTGGCGCGAAGCGGGAGGACTTCCTCGGCGTGGGCGTGGGCGCCCCCGGCCCGCTCGATCGCGAGCGCGGGGTGATCCTGACGACGCCCAACCTGGGGTGGCAGAACTTCCCGCTGCGCGATGTGATCGCCGAGCGGGTGGGGCTGGCGGTCAAGCTCGACAACGACGCCAACTGCGCCACGTTAGGCGAGTGGTGGATGGGAGCGGCCAAGGGGGGGCGCAATGTCGTCGGCGTGACGATCGGGACGGGGATCGGGGGCGGGTTGATCCTCGAGGGGCGGTTGTACCATGGCTCGTCCGACATCGCCGGCGAGATCGGGCACACGACCATCGACGTGACGGGTCGCCGCTGCAAGTGCGGCAACTACGGCTGCCTCGAGGCGTACGCGTCGGGGCCGTCGATCGCCGAGCGGGCGCGCGAGCAGCTGGAAGGGGACCATGAGTCGACGATGTACACGATGGTCGATGGCGAGCTCGAGCGCCTGACGGCGGCGATCGTCTACGACGCGGCGAAGAAGGGAGACGAGACGGCGCTGGAAGTCGTGCGCGAGACGGCGCGCTTCCTCGGGGCAGGGATCGCCAACCTGCTCAACGTGTTCAACCCGGACGTGGTGGTGATCGCCGGCGGGGTGACGCAGGCGGGGGCGACGCTGTTCGACCCGCTCAAGCGCGAGGTGCGCAAGCGCGCGTTCAAGGCGGCGGTGGATGCCTGCCGGATCGTCCCGGGGTCGCTGCCGGGGAACGCAGGGGTGGTCGGCGCCGTGGCGAGCTTCAAGCAGCAGGCGCTGGGCGCGGTGTGA
- the lepA gene encoding elongation factor 4: protein MNLQHIRNFCIVAHIDHGKSTLADRLIEATGTLNKREMKSQVLDTLDLERERGITIKLNAVRMSYTAKNGEEYELNLIDTPGHVDFTYEVSRSLAACEGAILVVDASQGIQAQTLSNLFLALDAGLEIIPVLNKIDLPGAEPERRKQEVHDLIGVDPDDILLVSAKEGLGIPELLEMVVAKVPPPTGDPDAPLRALIFDSYYDRYRGAIPSIRVVDGVLKPGMQITFGANDARYEVSEVGSLMLRQVKGESLAAGEVGYVVANVRSVKETRAGDTIFDATNHATVALPGYKDVHSMVFAGIYPTDTTQYESLRDALSKLQLNDASLNYEPETSTALGFGFRCGFLGLLHMEIVQERLEREFNLDLVTTVPNVEYHVYKTDGEMELIENPAKLPSPQVIGRIEEPYVKARIVSPSEYIGPIMTLGTDRRGVYMGMKWIDTARVEFDWEFPLAEIILDFYDRLKTISRGYASLDYEMADYRPGKLVKLDMLINGDVLDAFSVIIHVDKSYDWGRKIADKLKELIPRQLFEVIIQAAIGTKIIARTTVKALRKDVLAKCYGGDISRKRKLLEKQKEGKKRMKQVGAVEIPQEAFLAVLQVD from the coding sequence GTGAATCTCCAGCATATCCGCAACTTCTGCATCGTCGCGCACATCGACCACGGCAAGTCGACGCTCGCCGACCGCCTCATCGAGGCGACCGGGACGCTCAACAAGCGCGAGATGAAGTCGCAGGTGCTCGACACCCTCGACCTGGAGCGTGAGCGGGGGATCACGATCAAGCTCAACGCGGTGCGGATGAGCTATACCGCAAAGAACGGTGAGGAGTACGAGCTCAACCTGATCGACACGCCAGGGCACGTCGACTTCACGTATGAAGTCTCGCGGTCGCTGGCGGCGTGCGAAGGGGCGATCCTCGTCGTCGACGCCTCGCAGGGGATCCAGGCGCAGACGCTGTCCAATCTCTTCCTCGCGCTCGACGCGGGGCTGGAGATCATCCCGGTGCTCAACAAGATCGACCTGCCGGGGGCCGAGCCGGAGCGACGCAAGCAGGAGGTGCACGACCTCATCGGCGTCGATCCCGACGACATCCTCCTGGTGAGCGCGAAGGAAGGGCTGGGCATCCCCGAGTTGCTGGAGATGGTCGTGGCCAAGGTGCCGCCGCCCACGGGCGATCCCGACGCCCCGCTGCGCGCGCTGATCTTCGACTCGTACTACGACCGGTATCGCGGCGCCATCCCCAGCATTCGCGTGGTGGACGGCGTGCTGAAGCCCGGGATGCAGATCACCTTTGGCGCAAACGATGCGCGGTACGAGGTGAGCGAGGTGGGATCCCTCATGCTGCGGCAGGTGAAGGGGGAGTCGCTGGCGGCGGGCGAGGTGGGGTACGTCGTGGCCAACGTGCGCTCGGTGAAGGAGACGCGCGCCGGCGACACGATCTTCGACGCCACCAACCACGCCACGGTGGCACTCCCGGGCTACAAGGACGTGCACTCGATGGTGTTCGCGGGGATCTATCCCACCGACACCACGCAGTACGAGTCGCTGCGCGATGCGCTCAGCAAGCTGCAGCTCAATGACGCGTCGCTGAACTACGAGCCCGAGACCTCGACCGCGCTGGGCTTCGGCTTCCGCTGCGGCTTTCTGGGGCTGCTGCACATGGAGATCGTGCAGGAGCGGCTGGAGCGCGAGTTCAACCTCGACCTCGTCACCACCGTCCCCAACGTGGAATACCACGTGTACAAGACGGACGGGGAGATGGAGCTGATCGAGAACCCGGCCAAGCTCCCGTCGCCGCAGGTCATCGGGCGCATCGAGGAGCCGTACGTCAAGGCGCGCATCGTCTCGCCGTCGGAGTACATCGGGCCGATCATGACGTTAGGCACCGACCGGCGCGGCGTGTACATGGGGATGAAGTGGATCGACACGGCGCGCGTGGAGTTCGACTGGGAGTTCCCGCTGGCCGAGATCATCCTCGACTTCTACGACCGCCTCAAGACCATCTCCCGCGGCTACGCCTCGCTCGACTACGAGATGGCCGACTATCGCCCGGGCAAGCTGGTCAAGCTCGACATGCTGATCAACGGCGACGTGCTCGACGCGTTCTCGGTGATCATCCATGTCGACAAGTCGTACGACTGGGGGCGCAAGATCGCCGACAAGCTCAAGGAGCTCATTCCGCGCCAGCTGTTCGAGGTGATCATCCAGGCCGCCATCGGGACGAAGATCATCGCCCGCACGACGGTCAAGGCACTGCGAAAGGACGTGCTCGCGAAGTGCTACGGCGGCGACATCTCCCGCAAGCGCAAGCTGCTGGAGAAGCAGAAGGAGGGCAAGAAGCGCATGAAGCAGGTGGGGGCGGTCGAGATTCCGCAGGAGGCCTTCCTGGCGGTGCTGCAAGTTGACTAG
- a CDS encoding BatA and WFA domain-containing protein, with translation MSFLAPLYLMLAGAVAIPLFLHLRRRRIENKVDFPAVRYLERAEKENVRQLKVRNLLLMFLRIAAVLAIAFAAARPIGAFFGAGHVPSALAIVLDNSLSTSAIVNGQPLLATLRERALEAANAASRNDRVWLVTVDGTVTGGSLDAVRQAITRTDVHPGRGDLANAITRGAGLVVGSGMEGRQVVVATDAQASTWNAPIATGDVRLSVLAPAGEAPRNRAVVLAEARPSRWTPRGTVVARAQLSDSATYRIALGERTLARGTARGGEDLTVRAAPPERGWQAGVVELEPDELRADDTRFFAVWLGAAPLVRPEPTAGPFLRTAVDALVQDARVALGGDIALAPADGAVRLPALLLAPADPTRLGAANRTLERLGLPWRFGAPRRDETAVRGDKFDGVRATLRYPLEAQTGATGDTLATAGGAPWIVAGDGFVIIGSPLDPAATDLPLRASFVPWLGDIIAQRLAGTASADLQAAPGAAMRVPSGTDGLEGPDGQVTPLTASSNAPSRAGVYFLRRGTARVGALVVNAEPEESDLARLPLATLRDRVRTRDALVTADAAEWRRSLFNLGARRPLQLPLILLALALLAAETLVVRRDERRRSAA, from the coding sequence GTGAGCTTTCTCGCCCCACTGTACCTCATGCTCGCCGGGGCGGTCGCCATCCCGCTCTTCCTGCACCTCCGGCGGCGCCGCATCGAGAACAAGGTCGACTTTCCCGCCGTGCGCTACCTCGAGCGCGCGGAGAAGGAGAACGTTCGGCAGCTCAAGGTCCGCAACCTGCTCCTGATGTTCCTGCGGATCGCCGCCGTCCTGGCCATCGCCTTCGCGGCGGCGCGCCCGATCGGGGCCTTCTTCGGCGCGGGGCACGTCCCCAGCGCGCTGGCGATCGTCCTCGACAACTCGCTGAGCACGAGCGCGATCGTGAATGGGCAGCCGCTCCTGGCCACGCTGCGCGAACGAGCGCTCGAGGCGGCCAACGCGGCCTCGCGCAACGATCGCGTCTGGCTCGTGACGGTCGACGGCACGGTGACCGGCGGTTCGCTCGACGCGGTGCGGCAGGCGATCACCCGCACCGATGTGCACCCCGGTCGCGGCGACCTGGCCAACGCCATCACGCGCGGCGCCGGCCTGGTGGTCGGGTCGGGGATGGAAGGGCGTCAGGTGGTGGTGGCGACCGACGCACAGGCATCCACATGGAACGCGCCGATCGCCACCGGTGATGTGCGCCTCTCGGTGCTCGCACCGGCCGGGGAGGCGCCGCGCAATCGCGCCGTCGTGCTCGCCGAAGCGCGTCCCTCACGCTGGACGCCGCGCGGGACGGTGGTGGCCCGTGCGCAGCTCTCCGACTCGGCGACGTACCGCATCGCGTTAGGCGAGCGCACGCTCGCGCGCGGAACGGCGCGCGGCGGCGAGGACCTGACCGTGCGCGCCGCCCCCCCCGAGCGGGGGTGGCAAGCCGGCGTCGTCGAACTCGAGCCCGATGAACTGCGGGCCGACGACACCCGCTTCTTTGCCGTCTGGCTGGGAGCGGCCCCGCTCGTGCGCCCCGAGCCGACGGCCGGCCCATTCCTGCGCACCGCGGTCGACGCCCTGGTGCAGGACGCGCGGGTGGCGTTAGGCGGCGACATCGCGCTCGCCCCCGCCGACGGCGCGGTGCGGCTCCCCGCGCTCCTCCTCGCCCCGGCCGATCCCACGCGGCTCGGGGCGGCCAATCGCACGCTCGAACGACTCGGGCTCCCGTGGCGCTTCGGTGCCCCGCGCCGCGACGAGACAGCGGTGCGCGGCGACAAGTTCGACGGTGTGCGCGCGACGCTGCGCTATCCGCTCGAGGCGCAGACGGGGGCCACGGGCGACACCTTGGCCACCGCCGGTGGCGCCCCATGGATCGTGGCCGGCGACGGCTTCGTCATCATCGGCAGTCCGCTCGATCCCGCCGCCACCGACCTTCCGCTGCGCGCGAGCTTCGTCCCCTGGCTGGGGGACATCATCGCCCAGCGGCTGGCCGGTACCGCGTCGGCCGACCTGCAGGCCGCCCCCGGCGCCGCGATGCGTGTCCCGAGCGGCACCGACGGTCTCGAAGGTCCCGATGGACAGGTCACCCCGCTCACCGCCAGCAGCAACGCTCCGTCGCGCGCCGGCGTGTACTTCCTGCGTCGCGGCACCGCGCGGGTCGGGGCACTGGTCGTGAATGCGGAACCCGAGGAGTCGGACCTGGCGCGCCTCCCGCTGGCGACGCTGCGCGACCGGGTGCGCACGCGCGACGCGCTGGTCACCGCCGACGCGGCGGAGTGGCGGCGCTCGCTGTTCAACCTCGGCGCACGCCGGCCGTTGCAGCTGCCGCTCATCCTGCTGGCCCTCGCCCTCCTCGCTGCCGAGACGCTGGTCGTGCGGCGCGACGAGCGGCGCCGCTCGGCGGCCTGA
- a CDS encoding carbohydrate kinase family protein has translation MKRLGVIGSFVWDVIHGRDPRSAPVEEWGGITYALSALDAALPNDWQIVPLARVGEDLHAQAREFLRTLRRVAPDAEPIAVPYPNNRVELRYHSDERRSEVLTGGVPAWPWLGLRPLLRDLDALYINLISGFELELETMQLIRQHFSGPIYFDMHSLVLAVQPDGLRTLQPLPNAAQWMACADVIQMNEDELAMMAPDSMALAATALAQQVSALVVTLGARGVVYFTAPGFEQLGDLARRGAGTSVLGAIRTALVAAERADVKGSGGDPTGCGDVFGATLFSRLLAGDTFTNALHAAIKAAARNVTYRGARGLSHHLRGELIPS, from the coding sequence ATGAAGCGCCTTGGGGTGATCGGGAGCTTCGTGTGGGACGTGATCCACGGGCGCGACCCGCGCAGCGCGCCAGTGGAGGAGTGGGGGGGGATCACCTACGCCCTCTCGGCCCTCGACGCCGCACTCCCTAACGATTGGCAGATCGTCCCGCTGGCGCGTGTGGGCGAGGACCTGCACGCGCAGGCGCGGGAGTTCCTGCGCACGCTGCGGCGCGTGGCCCCGGACGCCGAACCGATCGCCGTCCCCTACCCCAACAACCGGGTGGAGCTGCGCTATCACTCCGACGAGCGGCGGAGCGAGGTGCTGACGGGCGGGGTGCCGGCCTGGCCGTGGCTCGGCCTGCGGCCATTGCTGCGCGACCTCGATGCGCTGTACATCAACCTGATCTCCGGCTTCGAGCTCGAGCTGGAGACGATGCAGCTCATCCGGCAGCACTTCAGCGGGCCGATCTACTTCGACATGCACTCGTTGGTGCTGGCGGTGCAGCCCGACGGATTGCGCACGCTGCAGCCGCTGCCTAACGCGGCGCAATGGATGGCCTGCGCCGACGTGATCCAGATGAACGAGGACGAGCTGGCGATGATGGCGCCGGACTCGATGGCGCTGGCGGCGACAGCACTGGCACAGCAAGTGTCGGCGTTGGTGGTGACGCTCGGCGCGCGGGGCGTGGTGTACTTCACCGCCCCAGGATTCGAGCAGCTGGGCGATTTGGCGCGTCGCGGGGCCGGAACATCTGTTCTAGGGGCGATTCGGACGGCGTTGGTGGCGGCCGAGCGGGCCGATGTCAAGGGGAGTGGCGGCGACCCCACAGGGTGCGGCGATGTCTTTGGCGCGACACTCTTCTCGCGACTGCTCGCCGGTGATACGTTCACGAACGCGTTACACGCCGCGATCAAAGCGGCCGCACGCAATGTGACCTACCGCGGGGCCCGCGGACTCTCGCATCACCTACGCGGCGAACTGATTCCCTCGTGA